The following proteins are encoded in a genomic region of Microtus ochrogaster isolate Prairie Vole_2 chromosome 5, MicOch1.0, whole genome shotgun sequence:
- the Sema3f gene encoding semaphorin-3F isoform X2 has product MLRAGLILWASLLTGAWPAAPIQDQVPATPRVRLSFKELKATGTAHFFNFLLNTTDYRILLKDEDHDRMYVGSKDYVLSLDLHDINREPLIIHWAASPQRIEECILSGKDGNGECGNFVRLIQPWNRTHLYVCGTGAYNPMCTYVNRGRRAQDYIFYLEPERLESGKGKCPYDPKLDTASALINEELYAGVYIDFMGTDAAIFRTLGKQTAMRTDQYNSRWLNDPSFIHAELIPDSAERNDDKLYFFFRERSAEAPQNPAVYARIGRICLNDDGGHCCLVNKWSTFLKARLVCSVPGDDGIETHFDELQDVFVQQTQDVRNPVIYAVFTSSGSVFRGSAVCVYSMADIRMVFNGPFAHKEGPNYQWMPFSGKMPYPRPGTCPGGTFTPSMKSTKDYPDEVINFMRSHPLMYQAVYPLQRRPLVVRTGAPYRLTTVAVDQVDAADGRYEVLFLGTDRGTVQKVIVLPKDTQEVEELMLEEVEVFKEPAAVKTMTISSKRQQLYVASAVGVTHLSLHRCQAYGAACADCCLARDPYCAWDGQACSRYTASSKRRSRRQDVRHGNPIRQCRGFNSNANKNAIESVQYGVAGSAAFLECQPRSPQATVKWLFQRDPSDRRREIRAEDRFLRTEQGLLLRALQLGDRGLYSCTATENNFKHIVTRVQLHVLGRDAVHAALFPPLAVSVPPPPGTGLPTPPYQELAQLLAQPEVGLIHQYCQGYWRHVPSNPREAPGALRPPESQDQKKPRNRRHHPPDT; this is encoded by the exons ATGCTCCGCGCTGGCCTCATCCTGTGGGCTTCCCTGCTGACCGGGGCCTGGCCTGCCGCTCCCATCCAGGACCAGGTTCCCGCTACACCTCGCGTCCGTCTGTCATTCAAAG AACTTAAGGCCACGGGTACTGCCCACTTCTTCAACTTCCTGCTCAACACTACGGACTACAGAATCTTGCTCAAGGACGAGGACCATGACCGCATGTATGTGGGCAGCAAGGACTACGTGCTGTCCCTGGACCTGCATGACATCAACCGAGAGCCCCTCATT ATCCACTGGGCAGCCTCGCCACAGCGCATTGAGGAGTGCATACTGTCAGGCAAGGATGGCAAC GGAGAGTGTGGGAATTTCGTCAGGCTCATCCAGCCCTGGAACCGAACACATCTGTATGTGTGCGGGACCGGTGCCTACAACCCCATGTGCACCTATGTGAACCGTGGCCGTCGTGCACAG GATTACATCTTCTACTTGGAGCCTGAGAGACTGGAGTCAGGGAAGGGCAAATGTCCATATGACCCCAAGCTGGACACAGCCTCAGCCCTTATCA ATGAAGAGCTCTATGCAGGAGTGTACATCGATTTTATGGGCACTGATGCAGCCATCTTCCGCACGCTTGGAAAGCAGACGGCCATGCGCACCGATCAGTACAACTCCCGGTGGCTCAATG ACCCTTCATTTATCCATGCTGAGCTCATCCCTGACAGTGCGGAGCGGAATGATGACAAACTCTACTTCTTCTTCCGAGAGCGCTCCGCAGAGGCTCCACAGAACCCCGCTGTATATGCCCGCATCGGGCGCATCTGCCTC AATGATGATGGCGGCCATTGCTGCCTCGTCAACAAGTGGAGCACATTCCTGAAGGCACGGCTCGTCTGCTCGGTGCCAGGGGACGATGGCATCGAGACCCACTTCGATGAACTCC agGATGTGTTTGTCCAGCAGACCCAGGATGTCAGGAACCCCGTCATTTATGCTGTCTTTACCTCCTCAGG CTCCGTGTTCCGAGGCTCTGCAGTGTGCGTCTACTCCATGGCTGACATCCGTATGGTGTTCAATGGGCCCTTTGCTCACAAGGAGGGCCCCAACTACCAGTGGATGCCCTTCTCAGGGAAGATGCCATATCCCCGGCCTGGCACA TGCCCTGGCGGAACCTTTACGCCGTCAATGAAGTCCACTAAGGATTATCCTGACGAAGTCATCAACTTCATGCGCAGCCATCCGCTCATGTACCAGGCTGTATACCCGCTGCAGCGGCGACCCCTGGTGGTCCGTACAGGTGCACCCTACCGCCTCACCACCGTCGCTGTGGACCAGGTGGATGCAGCTGATGGGCGCTATGAGGTGCTTTTCCTGGGCACAG ACCGCGGGACAGTGCAGAAGGTCATCGTGCTGCCCAAGGAtacccaggaggtggaggagctcatgctggaggaagtggaggtCTTCAAG GAACCAGCAGCCGTGAAGACTATGACCATCTCTTCCAAGAGG CAACAACTCTATGTGGCCTCAGCCGTGGGTGTCACACACCTGAGCCTGCACCGCTGCCAGGCATATGGAGCTGCCTGTGCTGACTGTTGCCTCGCCCGCGATCCCTACTGTGCCTGGGATGGCCAGGCCTGTTCCCGCTATACAGCATCCTCCAAGAG GCGGAGTCGCCGGCAAGATGTCCGCCACGGGAACCCCATCAGGCAGTGTCGTGGGTTCAATTCCAATG CAAACAAGAATGCCATAGAGTCTGTGCAGTATGGAGTGGCCGGCAGCGCGGCTTTCCTTGAGTGCCAGCCTCGCTCACCCCAAGCCACTGTTAAGTGGTTGTTCCAGCGAGATCCCAGTGACCGGCGCCGTGAG ATTCGTGCAGAGGACCGCTTCCTGCGTACAGAGCAGGGGCTGCTGCTTCGCGCCCTGCAGCTTGGTGACCGCGGCCTCTACTCCTGCACGGCCACTGAGAACAACTTCAAGCACATCGTCACTCGGGTGCAGCTGCATGTACTGGGCCGGGACGCCGTTCATGCTGCCCTCTTCCCCCCACTGGCTGTGAGCGTCCCTCCACCTCCTGGCACAGGCCTCCCCACACCTCCTTATCAGGAGCTGGCCCAGCTCCTTGCCCAGCCGGAAGTGGGCCTCATCCATCAGTACTGCCAGGGTTACTGGCGTCATGTGCCCTCCAACCCCAGGGAGGCTCCAGGAGCACTTAGACCTCCTGAGTCCCAGGACCAGAAAAAGCCCCGGAACCGTCGCCATCACCCTCCGGACACATGA
- the Sema3f gene encoding semaphorin-3F isoform X1, with product MLRAGLILWASLLTGAWPAAPIQDQVPATPRVRLSFKELKATGTAHFFNFLLNTTDYRILLKDEDHDRMYVGSKDYVLSLDLHDINREPLIIHWAASPQRIEECILSGKDGNGECGNFVRLIQPWNRTHLYVCGTGAYNPMCTYVNRGRRAQAPPWTQMQVVRGRGSRATDGADRPTPTAPRQDYIFYLEPERLESGKGKCPYDPKLDTASALINEELYAGVYIDFMGTDAAIFRTLGKQTAMRTDQYNSRWLNDPSFIHAELIPDSAERNDDKLYFFFRERSAEAPQNPAVYARIGRICLNDDGGHCCLVNKWSTFLKARLVCSVPGDDGIETHFDELQDVFVQQTQDVRNPVIYAVFTSSGSVFRGSAVCVYSMADIRMVFNGPFAHKEGPNYQWMPFSGKMPYPRPGTCPGGTFTPSMKSTKDYPDEVINFMRSHPLMYQAVYPLQRRPLVVRTGAPYRLTTVAVDQVDAADGRYEVLFLGTDRGTVQKVIVLPKDTQEVEELMLEEVEVFKEPAAVKTMTISSKRQQLYVASAVGVTHLSLHRCQAYGAACADCCLARDPYCAWDGQACSRYTASSKRRSRRQDVRHGNPIRQCRGFNSNANKNAIESVQYGVAGSAAFLECQPRSPQATVKWLFQRDPSDRRREIRAEDRFLRTEQGLLLRALQLGDRGLYSCTATENNFKHIVTRVQLHVLGRDAVHAALFPPLAVSVPPPPGTGLPTPPYQELAQLLAQPEVGLIHQYCQGYWRHVPSNPREAPGALRPPESQDQKKPRNRRHHPPDT from the exons ATGCTCCGCGCTGGCCTCATCCTGTGGGCTTCCCTGCTGACCGGGGCCTGGCCTGCCGCTCCCATCCAGGACCAGGTTCCCGCTACACCTCGCGTCCGTCTGTCATTCAAAG AACTTAAGGCCACGGGTACTGCCCACTTCTTCAACTTCCTGCTCAACACTACGGACTACAGAATCTTGCTCAAGGACGAGGACCATGACCGCATGTATGTGGGCAGCAAGGACTACGTGCTGTCCCTGGACCTGCATGACATCAACCGAGAGCCCCTCATT ATCCACTGGGCAGCCTCGCCACAGCGCATTGAGGAGTGCATACTGTCAGGCAAGGATGGCAAC GGAGAGTGTGGGAATTTCGTCAGGCTCATCCAGCCCTGGAACCGAACACATCTGTATGTGTGCGGGACCGGTGCCTACAACCCCATGTGCACCTATGTGAACCGTGGCCGTCGTGCACAG GCCCCGCCGTGGACCCAGATGCAGGTGGTCAGAGGCCGAGGTAGCAGGGCCACAGATGGTGCCGACCGCCCGACGCCCACAGCCCCACGCCAG GATTACATCTTCTACTTGGAGCCTGAGAGACTGGAGTCAGGGAAGGGCAAATGTCCATATGACCCCAAGCTGGACACAGCCTCAGCCCTTATCA ATGAAGAGCTCTATGCAGGAGTGTACATCGATTTTATGGGCACTGATGCAGCCATCTTCCGCACGCTTGGAAAGCAGACGGCCATGCGCACCGATCAGTACAACTCCCGGTGGCTCAATG ACCCTTCATTTATCCATGCTGAGCTCATCCCTGACAGTGCGGAGCGGAATGATGACAAACTCTACTTCTTCTTCCGAGAGCGCTCCGCAGAGGCTCCACAGAACCCCGCTGTATATGCCCGCATCGGGCGCATCTGCCTC AATGATGATGGCGGCCATTGCTGCCTCGTCAACAAGTGGAGCACATTCCTGAAGGCACGGCTCGTCTGCTCGGTGCCAGGGGACGATGGCATCGAGACCCACTTCGATGAACTCC agGATGTGTTTGTCCAGCAGACCCAGGATGTCAGGAACCCCGTCATTTATGCTGTCTTTACCTCCTCAGG CTCCGTGTTCCGAGGCTCTGCAGTGTGCGTCTACTCCATGGCTGACATCCGTATGGTGTTCAATGGGCCCTTTGCTCACAAGGAGGGCCCCAACTACCAGTGGATGCCCTTCTCAGGGAAGATGCCATATCCCCGGCCTGGCACA TGCCCTGGCGGAACCTTTACGCCGTCAATGAAGTCCACTAAGGATTATCCTGACGAAGTCATCAACTTCATGCGCAGCCATCCGCTCATGTACCAGGCTGTATACCCGCTGCAGCGGCGACCCCTGGTGGTCCGTACAGGTGCACCCTACCGCCTCACCACCGTCGCTGTGGACCAGGTGGATGCAGCTGATGGGCGCTATGAGGTGCTTTTCCTGGGCACAG ACCGCGGGACAGTGCAGAAGGTCATCGTGCTGCCCAAGGAtacccaggaggtggaggagctcatgctggaggaagtggaggtCTTCAAG GAACCAGCAGCCGTGAAGACTATGACCATCTCTTCCAAGAGG CAACAACTCTATGTGGCCTCAGCCGTGGGTGTCACACACCTGAGCCTGCACCGCTGCCAGGCATATGGAGCTGCCTGTGCTGACTGTTGCCTCGCCCGCGATCCCTACTGTGCCTGGGATGGCCAGGCCTGTTCCCGCTATACAGCATCCTCCAAGAG GCGGAGTCGCCGGCAAGATGTCCGCCACGGGAACCCCATCAGGCAGTGTCGTGGGTTCAATTCCAATG CAAACAAGAATGCCATAGAGTCTGTGCAGTATGGAGTGGCCGGCAGCGCGGCTTTCCTTGAGTGCCAGCCTCGCTCACCCCAAGCCACTGTTAAGTGGTTGTTCCAGCGAGATCCCAGTGACCGGCGCCGTGAG ATTCGTGCAGAGGACCGCTTCCTGCGTACAGAGCAGGGGCTGCTGCTTCGCGCCCTGCAGCTTGGTGACCGCGGCCTCTACTCCTGCACGGCCACTGAGAACAACTTCAAGCACATCGTCACTCGGGTGCAGCTGCATGTACTGGGCCGGGACGCCGTTCATGCTGCCCTCTTCCCCCCACTGGCTGTGAGCGTCCCTCCACCTCCTGGCACAGGCCTCCCCACACCTCCTTATCAGGAGCTGGCCCAGCTCCTTGCCCAGCCGGAAGTGGGCCTCATCCATCAGTACTGCCAGGGTTACTGGCGTCATGTGCCCTCCAACCCCAGGGAGGCTCCAGGAGCACTTAGACCTCCTGAGTCCCAGGACCAGAAAAAGCCCCGGAACCGTCGCCATCACCCTCCGGACACATGA
- the Gnat1 gene encoding guanine nucleotide-binding protein G(t) subunit alpha-1: MGAGASAEEKHSRELEKKLKEDAEKDARTVKLLLLGAGESGKSTIVKQMKIIHQDGYSLEECLEFIAIIYGNTLQSILAIVRAMTTLNIQYGDSARQDDARKLMHMADTIEEGTMPKEMSDIIQRLWKDSGIQACFERASEYQLNDSAGYYLSDLERLVAPGYVPTEQDVLRSRVKTTGIIETQFSFKDLNFRMFDVGGQRSERKKWIHCFEGVTCIIFIAALSAYDMVLVEDDEVNRMHESLHLFNSICNHRYFATTSIVLFLNKKDVFSEKIKKAHLSICFPDYDGPNTYEDAGNYIKVQFLELNMRRDVKEIYSHMTCATDTQNVKFVFDAVTDIIIKENLKDCGLF, from the exons ATGGGGGCCGGGGCCAGCGCTGAGGAGAAGCATTCCAGAGAGCTAGAAAAGAAGCTGAAAGAGGATGCTGAGAAGGATGCTCGCACcgtgaagctgctgctgctgg GTGCTGGTGAATCCGGGAAGAGCACCATTGTCAAGCAGATGAA GATTATCCACCAGGATGGTTATTCGCTGGAAGAATGCCTCGAGTTCATTGCCATCATTTATGGCAACACTCTGCAGTCCATCCTGGCCATTGTTCGGGCTATGACTACGCTCAACATTCAGTATGGAGACTCCGCACGACAG GATGATGCCCGGAAGTTGATGCACATGGCGGATACTATTGAAGAAGGCACGATGCCCAAGGAGATGTCCGACATCATTCAGCGTTTGTGGAAAGACTCGGGTATCCAAGCCTGCTTTGAACGTGCCTCAGAGTACCAGCTCAATGACTCTGCTGGCTA CTACCTTTCAGACCTAGAGCGTCTGGTGGCTCCAGGGTATGTGCCCACTGAGCAGGACGTGTTGCGTTCTCGTGTCAAAACTACTGGCATCATCGAGACACAGTTCTCCTTCAAGGACCTCAACTTCAG AATGTTCGATGTGGGTGGGCAGAGGTCCGAGCGCAAAAAGTGGATCCACTGCTTTGAGGGTGTGACCTGCATCATTTTCATCGCGGCACTGAGCGCTTACGACATGGTGCTGGTGGAGGACGACGAAGTG aaCCGAATGCACGAGAGCCTGCACCTGTTCAACAGCATCTGCAATCATCGCTACTTCGCCACGACATCCATCGTGCTCTTCCTCAACAAGAAGGACGTTTTCTCTGAGAAGATAAAAAAGGCACACCTCAGCATCTGCTTTCCCGATTACGATG GACCTAACACTTACGAGGATGCCGGCAACTACATCAAAGTGCAGTTCCTCGAGCTTAACATGCGACGTGACGTGAAGGAGATCTACTCTCACATGACGTGCGCCACCGACACACAGAACGTCAAGTTCGTCTTTGACGCTGTCACCGACATTATCATCAAAGAGAACCTCAAAGACTGCGGGCTCTTTTGA